CAGCGACTTCGATCTCCTCGCGCGGGACGGCGACACCGCCGGCGAGGTGATGAGTCCGGACGTGGTGACCATCGCCGAGGACGCGGACATCCGCGCGGCGCGGGCGCTCCTGATCGAGCAGCGGCTGGCGCGGCTGCCGGTCTTCCGTGGGCGTGAGCTGGTGGGGATCGTCAGCCGTGGCGACATCCTCCGGGAATTCGTGCTCCACTGGATCTGCGACGTCTGCGGCGAGGTCAGCCGAGGGAAGGCCCCGCCGGAGCGGTGTTGGAAGTGCGGAACGGCGGACAACTTCCGCCACGAGCGGCAGAACCCTGGCATGTAAGTTCGGCCACGCAGGTGGTCGGGCGCTCCGGCCACGGACGAGTTCAGCAGCAGTCGATCGACGCTGGCACGTGACCGGCTGTGTGAGGTTGGGAAAGGCATGATGGCGAGCAACGGCAGCGCACGGAGCGGCTCAGGCGGTCGTGCCGCCGCGCAAGGTGGCGGACGGACGAGCACCGCGTCCCGCAAGCGCAACGCCGAGCCGAATGGACACGGCTCAGCGGAGACGGACGTAGCGGCGACGGCACAGTCGCCCACCAGCCTACGCGGCCGGCCGGAGTCGCGCGAGCAACTGATCGATTTCTACCGACAGATGGTGCTGATCCGCCGCTTCGAGGAGAAGACCGGCGAGATGTACACCCGCGCCAAGATCGGCGGCTACTGCCACCTGAACCTGGGCGAGGAGGCCACCGTCGTCGGCGTGATGTCCGCGCTCGAACCGCGCGACTACGTCTTCACCAACTACCGCGAGCACGGCTACATCCTCGGGCGCGGCGTCGATCCGAACCGGGTGATGGCCGAGCTGTTCGGCAAGGAGACGGGCGTCTCGCGGGGCCGCGGCGGCTCGATGCACCTCTTCGACGCCGAGGCCCGCTTCATGGGCGGGTACGCCATCGTCGGCGGGCAGTTGCCGCTGGCGACGGGCGCGGCGCTGACCATCGCCCACAAGGGGCTGGATGAGGTCGTCGTCTGCCAGATGGGCGACGCCACCACCAACATCGGCGCCTGGCACGAGTCCCTGAACATAGCCCAGCTCTGGAACCTGCCGGTCATCTTCCTGATCGTGAACAACCAGTTCGGCATGGGCACCAGCGTCGAGAAGGGCTCCGCCGAGCCGGATCTGTACAAGAAGGCCTGCGCGTACCGGATGCGCGCCGAGCGGGTGGATGGCAACGACCTGCTGGCCGTCCGCGACGCCACGCTCCGCGCCGTCGAGGCCGGCCGCAAGGACAAGGCGCCGACCGTCCTCGAAGCGGTCAGCTTCCGCCACCGTGGGCACTCGGTGGTCGATCCGGACCGCTACCGCCCGCGTGAGTTTGTCGAGAAGGGCCGCTCGCACGATCCGATCCCGGCGTATGGCCGCTCCTTGCTGGACGCCGGCCTGCTGGACGAGAACGGCCTGAAGCAGATCGACGATCAGGTCAACCGGATCGTCGAGGCGTCCGTCGCGTTCGCCGACGAGTCGCCAGAGCCCGAACCCAAGGATCTCTACGTGTT
The sequence above is a segment of the Chloroflexota bacterium genome. Coding sequences within it:
- the pdhA gene encoding pyruvate dehydrogenase (acetyl-transferring) E1 component subunit alpha, with the protein product MASNGSARSGSGGRAAAQGGGRTSTASRKRNAEPNGHGSAETDVAATAQSPTSLRGRPESREQLIDFYRQMVLIRRFEEKTGEMYTRAKIGGYCHLNLGEEATVVGVMSALEPRDYVFTNYREHGYILGRGVDPNRVMAELFGKETGVSRGRGGSMHLFDAEARFMGGYAIVGGQLPLATGAALTIAHKGLDEVVVCQMGDATTNIGAWHESLNIAQLWNLPVIFLIVNNQFGMGTSVEKGSAEPDLYKKACAYRMRAERVDGNDLLAVRDATLRAVEAGRKDKAPTVLEAVSFRHRGHSVVDPDRYRPREFVEKGRSHDPIPAYGRSLLDAGLLDENGLKQIDDQVNRIVEASVAFADESPEPEPKDLYVFDFASEVPNIDRSLPGDHTGLADIGGAAALGGR
- a CDS encoding CBS domain-containing protein codes for the protein MSRYVVSVTDDTSVLEVARILAERRFSGLPVLTHDGELVGMVSDFDLLARDGDTAGEVMSPDVVTIAEDADIRAARALLIEQRLARLPVFRGRELVGIVSRGDILREFVLHWICDVCGEVSRGKAPPERCWKCGTADNFRHERQNPGM